The following DNA comes from Quercus robur chromosome 1, dhQueRobu3.1, whole genome shotgun sequence.
TCAGGACTAAATTAATTACATCATTGCCTACAATGTTCCAATATTTTTGGAAGAAAAGTGCAGACATACCGTCAGGGCTTGGGGACTTAGTTGGGTGAAGCTGCTTAAGGGCTGCAATGACTTCTTCTTTGGTGAAGCTTCTGGACAGCTCCGTGTTCATTTCTTCCGTTACCTTAACTGGAATGAGATTGGTTACTTCCTTAATCTGGTTTGGCCAAGAAGTAGTGTAGATTTCCTCAAAATAGGATATAGCTGTCTTAGCAATACTATCTTGATCACCACACCAACTATTATGTTTATCCCATACACCTAAGATATTATTTTGCTTCCTTCTTTCCGAAGCCCGAGCATGAAAAAACTTCGTATTCCTATCTCCCTCATGGAGCCAATGGGCTTTCGATCGTTGACACCAATAGATTTCTTCACTATCAATAAGATCATTAATGTCTTTCCTCACCTGATTTATTTCCTCACCCAACAGGCCATCCTTATCCAATTGAACCAGATTGCTAAgccttttccttttctcctgTATTTTCTTTGGGATTTGCCCGAAAGTGGCAAAGCTCCAAGCCTTAAGATCCATGGCACAGGCCTTCAAGGCAGCGACCATCCCTTCTGCCGAGTTCACATTGCCTGCATTGCTCCAAGCAGCCTCAATAATATTTCTACATTCATCACTTTTAGCCCACATAGCCTCAAAATGAAAGCGGCGAGTACGGGGCTGTTTGGGTACTTTACGATCCGCTACATATAATGCACAATGATCAGAAGTTGAATCAACTAGATGATTAACTCTAACCTCGCCGAACTTGTCAATCCAATCACTGGTTGCAAAAGCCCTATCCAGCCTCAAATACATCCTGCTGTCACCAGACTGCATGTTACACCATGTAAAATCCGGCCCCAAGTATCCCAAGTCTTTGAAACCACAAGTATTAACCACATCTCTAAATTTATCCATTTGGCTCTGTGACCTTACCGCCCCACCTGACTTTTcttccattgataaaatctcattaaaatctccaaaacaaaaccaagggAGCTGAGATTGATTCTTTAAAAACTCCAACAAATCCCAAGACTGCTGTCTCATATGAGTTTGGGGGTGACCGTAGAAGCCTGTGAATCGCCATTTAAAATTCGAGGTCTCCTCTGTGATAACAGCATCAATGTGATGACTGCTAAAACTTTTGATCTCCAGGTTAATTTCTCTTGCCCACAGGAGAGCCAGCCCCCCACTATTGCCTTAACAAGGGACAAATAAACCATTTGCAAACCTAATTCTTTCCTTGATTCTCTCTATTCGTTTTTTCCTTGCCTTAGTCTCCGAGAGGAAGACTATTTTGGGATCCCAGCACCGCACCAAATCATGCAATGCTCTAACTGACcgggggttcccaagcccctgGCAGTTCCAACCTAAGGAATTCATGGCTTCCGGTGGTGCTGCTCTGCAGCCACCGCCGATATATCAAATTCGTCATGGATACCATGAGCAACACTTTGAACACCAAGAGCAACATCATTCTGAACACAATTATCATTGCCATTATTAACACCAACAGTAATACTATCATGAACATCATGAGCAACATCAGCAATAATACTACCATGAACACCATGATCAACGTGATTCAAACCTTcacattttcttttcctggttgaattatctaaattttctattttccctTCTGTAAATAGCAAAGCAATTTGACGTTTTGTACCTGAAATTGGGCCGATAGCTTGCTTCTCCTTTCTTTGAGCTTGGCCTTTCTCCCGTGCTATTCTTTTAATTCGGCCCTTTCCTTTTTGGTGCTTAATGACTTCTTGGGCTGCTGCTTGGTCTGCTTTTGCTTCTTGCATTTGGGCCCAATATCGTGGCTTTTGTGGGTTTGTGACTTCAGCATTACTTTCCACATTCATAGCTGATAAACAGCTACTTTGTGACGTGCTTCTCTCTCCAAACCTTGTGACCAGATCAGACGCATTTAGTTGAGTGGGAATGGGACTCTCTGTGCTCGCTTCAGCTTTTTGACTTGTATCCCacatttcattttcctttatgTCTCCCTCAGACCTGACTTCCACTGCCTGCCGCGCTTGAGTATCTGACACGCTACAGCTCTGATTTTGAACTGACTTGTCCactattttgaattttgaaaacacCCACCATTGACATTTCCATCTCTGCAACCCGCCGGTGTAACATGCAGAAAATTTTCAGCAACGGTCTGGCCTTCACTGCCATTAACATCTTTTCTTGCACTGAAGTTTTTACTGCTGAAGTTCATTTGCTTTGCACTTCCACCATTGAAAGCTCCATTTGCTTTTAGCCACTCTCCATATTGCTTTGGCGTGTTTTGCCAATCTGCATGAATTCTGCAGTGCTTGTCATCATGGCCAAGCAGACCACACAGATAGCAGAATGTGGGAAGCCTTTCGTATCtaaaattgatccaaaatttTTCACCACTCTTGTTTACTATATGCCCTCCTCTACGAAGTGGCTTTTCTATTGGGAGATCCACTCTAATGCGTAGGAATTTGGCTTGATCCGATTGACTAGCCCTTTTATCAACCTTTATCAAACGCCCTAAACTCCTTCCAATGTCCTGTCCTACTTCTTCTGACATGAGCTCAAATGGTAAGCCCCATAGCTGAACCCAAAAGGGGGAGTGAGTAAATACAATATTTGCAGCAGTGAGGCCTTTCTTCCACCTacaaagaagaaacaaattatTCTCAAAGTTCCATGGCCCACTGTTTTCAACCCAATCACGCTGATAGCTGGAGCCAAATTTAAATTGCAAAGTATTGTTCCCAACATCTACTATTCTCAGCTCGGATCCCATCTTCCATGCTGCCTTCAATGTGTTTTTCAGAGCTCTCAAGTTTTGCTGCCTATCTGAAAGTAGTCTTCCAAATAGGCTTAATGAGCATTCTTCCAAAAGATCATCCCGACTTTGCGCAGAAATTAGGATATCCTCTGTTTCCTCCTTAGTCAAACAGAGGTGTTGCAGCTCCTCAATGATTTCTTGCTCCATTGAGGAAAGGTTGTATTGAAAGGGTATGGAAAACCCCAAACAGGGGAGCTAAGTTCTCTACCAAAGGGAGAGGAGAAAATTCTCTtacagagtgagagagagagagattcctACACGGGAGAGACCCAATTGGTGCATGTACATGTGTTGCTAGtgaatttttttactcataGATTCCTTTAAATTGTGATTGAATGCAAAATGGAAAGTTTAGGTTTGAGAATTAAAGTTtatagtataaaagaaaagtgctaaatccacaatatttttacaaacaaattataggtagttaattgttattggttcaaatttgaacctaacactaagattactttttttctctgacaataataaccaataacatcctgccacttaagatttgttatagtaatattgtgaaaatattgtggacatatcattttgTACTACTAGTATGTatgtgtaataaaaaaaaatattgtacacAGTACACAAAGGTCCCACTTATGAGGTAGAGTGAAGAGAGAAGTTTCATAGATATTATTTAACTTGAACACTAAAGTTCTtagtagaaaattattttaagttaaATGATAGAaccttttactaaaaaaaaaaaatgatagaatcCTATTTTCTGCAACTACTTTGGTATATCCTAGTTAGATGCTTAAATTTGTCAAAGTGGTAGTTTCATAGCAGTGCATTTATGAAAATTTGCCTAGTAGAAGATGATTATCATTGTTGTCATGATTTGAAATCAATTCTCCTATAAAATGCCTAAAAACTCTATGCTTGATTCCAGTTCTCCTATAAAAAGCCTATTTTTGACGAGGAGAATCCTAGTTGCTGCAAATTTCTTCCAAATCCATGTTGGAGGCATTGCTTAAAGACTGTCACGATTGAGAACATTAGAGTACGTCCAGATGAAGAGACTCTAAAGGCAGAAAAAGAAACCTTAGAGAAGTATTTTTATGAGAATGCAAAATTCTTACAGAGCTTCCAAttcctttgtggtgttgttggttaAAAATTGTCAACAACTTTAGAGGATCTGTATTGGCAAAAATATTAGAAATGGGTATGAAAAAATCTTGGAGAGCATCCACTTCCATTCTAAAGGAGTTCTGCTCAAACATTGTCAACATCTTGAGCTTTAGATGATCtgcaaatacaaaaattttaagcaagCTAACTTTTAGAGTAGAATTTTGGATATGGTCTCATAAATTATGACCTCTGGCTCTGACTCATCTTGGAGAATCTTTTTGAATGCATTACACTTTTGTTCGTTTTTGGTTTGAACTAATATTCCtgatatttgattattttgtaagATCATTCTCGGAACCGAGCAACTTAATGTAAAAGTTTTAATGTTAATCACTAAATTTCAAGTGTTTTATGGAAGGATATTATAATTTGTTTGTGGCACCAGTACTTTTTTTGCTAGTTCAGGTCAATCGAGTTGAATTTCTTGATGTTCTTAAACAAACTTTGAATTGCTTTGGGTATATGGGAACAGAGTATGCCATATATATGAGGATATTTTGAGCATCAGAGCATGTCTAGACTCTAGAGTACTCATCCTGGCTTGATATCTTAAGTAAGGCTTCTCATCAGCTTGGTTTTAAGAAAACTAATGTGTTACGAACCAGCTTGTTGAAGTGGATTTGGACAGCAGTTCAGATCAGATTATACAGCACAGTTGTTACTATCTCTTGGCTGCTCTGGATGAGTGTTATCTGCTTCACAAGATTGGTTCTAGCTTGTTGAAGTTATCTGATTGTTTTAGGATTTGTTTAGGAGTTATTAATGGTTatcttatttatgtttttagGGTTGCTTTTCAAATAATGACTCTGCTTGGGCGTGTCCAACAGAGATAGGAGTTGGAAATAGGATAGGACTTGATGttattttatctttatcattaGGAATGCATTGTATGCTCAGTTGGAGGCTATTTATAGCCTACGTTTATTAATAAGAAGCATCTGAATATTCCAGTAAAACAATCAAGCTTCTGCTTGTTAAGGAGGTCCCGGTTATCCCTCGAAGCATAACCAGAAATTTATCCTTATTCTTTTCTGTTAATTTCCAGAATTTCCTTGATCTAACCATAGCCCCACACGGGAAAAGAGGTGCTACACACGGCCGAGACGGGGTCGTATCATAATGTTGAAGAATTACTAATCTTCCACTAAAAATAGGCTACCAGCTATGCATCGAAATGTTCTGTAAATTGAGTTATTGCATATTCTTATTAGTCAAGAAATTTCCACTATTTGCTTAGAATATAGGGTTcagtttatataatatatatatatatatatatattttgtgtgatatactcatacaaaataaatttagacCTTTCGATCTTACCTTCTTATATGATGAGAGGagaaaatgtttatttatttatttacatcaaTAGTTGGAGTTGGGGAATTCAAGTGCAAGATGTCTTTGTTAAAAACATTAGAATGTGTCAGTTGAACTACAACAATCTTGACAAGAGAAAACGTATATTAAGTTACGACTTTATAGGCAGAATCAATAGTTTGCTTGCAATTTCGATAAGTTAGTGGCATTCAATACAACAATTTATCATAGATAGGTTGTTGGTCTTCAACTTAAGGTAGTCAATATCGTATTGAAGGTCATTTCGATTTGgtcaaggaaaacaaaatattttggtatcaTTTAGTGTATTGCTTTAACCCAATTTATAACTTAAAtagcattttttatatttttaattatttatattgtaCCACCAGAAACATCAATAtcagtcccaaaaaaaaaaaaaaaaaccaatatagTCATTACAATTTGATATTTCATCAGTGCATTTGAACATAAAGGCTCAAATCGGACCAAGATTGATCGAATGGACTAGGTTTCATCTACCCTTGGTCACACCATCTAAATTAGTTGCCACTCTATATTTGATGGATTGAAATACCAATTATTCATTTTGAAACAGGCCCTCTccatttaaaaaacaaaatggagTAGTCCTTTTATGATTAAACATGGTATTACTCAAAACGCATGAGTGAGATTAagatcttttaaaatttttagagtGATTCTATTATGGAATTTTTAAAATCCTATCTGTCTATTGAGAAATGAATGGAATTGAATTTACCATGATAAAATCAAATTCACTCATTCTAGAGCGagtgaaaattgatttttaaactTCACGATTGGGATaacctttaaaattttagaagttAATAATCTAGCATGACCATGCTATTATCGACTAGACTGTTAATAAATAAAACGTACATTTAATAAATGGAGGTATTCTTGAAAATTAGAATGACCATGACAATCATCGTTCAATTGACGCAAAGAAACCTGGATCAGTTTCAAACTTGATTTATTTATGAGGATCACTAATCACTATTACATTGCAGACTAGAAAACATGAAGATCATGACACCCATATGCAAATCAAAAGTATCCAAAGACAAACAGACAATTGCATACTTTATTTGAAAGGACCAATATTGACCTCAACCACAAGAAATTAAACCATTTccacttcatcatcatcatcatcatcgtctaATAATTAGCAAGTGGAGCTTCTGAGCCAGCAATAGGAGCTGTAGCAAGACTAGACATTGCATGACAGTGTTCTTGCAGTTTGTTGTGCAGCTCTGATGTGAAACCAAATGAAGCGAGTGTGCTAGGCAAACAATTTTTGGTGATGGTGGAAATGGAACTACAACAACTAGGGCCAAGATTGGTCAGCCTATCAGAGAAGAAATCAACAATGTCACTCGTACAAGAGTTCATGCCACTCAGTAGGTTCAAGCACTTGGCTTGGTCTCCACTTACCTGGAAGCTTGACACAGATTTGTATCCTGGCTTGATGGGAAGGTCCCTTGTTCCAGTTGCATTTGCCAAAAGGCATGCAAGGACCATAAAGATAAACGCATTGTTCATAGCCATGGTGTTTGCCTTTGTGTACTGGTGTGTGCTTCTATGCTATGTGATAGAAATggagagagatgaagaaaagCTTAGGTGTGAGAGGCTTTTTATACAGGTGTAAGAAATGAGGtaattttcaagaatttttttttaaattttttttatataaaaaatctaGAAAGAAGTTTTGATTTCatgcaaaagtttttttaaGAAGGGTATTACTAGGGTAAAATATATTAGCTTATGGTTAAGGGACTTTTGGCTAGGGTTAAAAGGTGCAATAAAAACAATTGGAAaggatgtaattttttttttaatcaataataaATAGAAATGTGCAATGCAATAGTTAGCATCCAATCATAGTGGCTTCTGGGAACAACAATTGATTCCAAAGGAGTGACAAGGGATGGCAAATTAATTGCAATTTCTCAAATATAATTCATGccacaaatgaaaaaaaaaaaaaaaaaaatcaaatcttatGGTAAATTTTACAGGTGGAAGTAATTTTGACAAAATCAAACCCTTAAACTTTATGAATATATGTTTCCTATCTACAAAAATAGTGTCTAATGGTCATGTTCAAGAGGGCTAATAAGTCATCGCATGATCCTTTCCTAAGCAAAACCCAAAAGCCACCAACAAGAGTGAAAACTTGAAATAATCTTATATTGCTATTGCTCAAAGTTAATTTCTGGCtaaacacaaattattttattttttaaaattttctactaATGCTATATAATCTTACAagttaattacaaaaaaattattatttttttctaatttttaaatagtGGAAAATctaaatttaatgtttttttagtagttttaggatcacaaattatttcacaatttttttgccacaactttgACATGGCAGAGTATGAATGGTTAACCATCACTTACACATGGACTCACTATTTTTCTTCATCAATCATACTCTGCCATGTTATAGTTGTGGtaagaaattgtgaaaaattttgtggtccttaacatttttttttgtcatttatgCTTGTTcaccttttcatttatttttttggaatacaagaattaaaaaaaatatttagcttTTCAAATACTTCTACTAACTATATTAAAAGTGTCAAGAGCTCTTCTACCATGCTTTGGTTTAGTCAATtcttttaattatgaaaattaaaagaacGCTGAGTTCACTTTTAATGGATTAGTGTTTTGTAATGTATTAAAAAGTTGATtttcaagatttattttttcatacattcccccccccccccctcattCTATATCCTAAGTTTGTCCCTGTAATaaattgttataatattttcacaattgttgaggtgtCAATTCCTtatatgtcaaaataaaatatataataacctATTAGACCGAGACCAACCATAACTGAAAATAAAGCTCTTGTAAAAAAGTTACGACATTTTGgtgttgtcacaatatttttacaattgctAAGGTGTCAATTgcatataaatcaaaataaaataaaaaattatcatatcaAGACGTACCACagtttaaaataaatgtattgtgaaaatgtgacatttttttaaaatcataatattttcaaaactgcgGTGTAAG
Coding sequences within:
- the LOC126727207 gene encoding uncharacterized protein LOC126727207, which gives rise to MEQEIIEELQHLCLTKEETEDILISAQSRDDLLEECSLSLFGRLLSDRQQNLRALKNTLKAAWKMGSELRIVDVGNNTLQFKFGSSYQRDWVENSGPWNFENNLFLLCRWKKGLTAANIVFTHSPFWVQLWGLPFELMSEEVGQDIGRSLGRLIKVDKRASQSDQAKFLRIRVDLPIEKPLRRGGHIVNKSGEKFWINFRYERLPTFCYLCGLLGHDDKHCRIHADWQNTPKQYGEWLKANGAFNGGSAKQMNFSSKNFSARKDVNGSEGQTVAENFLHVTPAGCRDGNVNGGCFQNSK
- the LOC126727293 gene encoding egg cell-secreted protein 1.2-like, translated to MAMNNAFIFMVLACLLANATGTRDLPIKPGYKSVSSFQVSGDQAKCLNLLSGMNSCTSDIVDFFSDRLTNLGPSCCSSISTITKNCLPSTLASFGFTSELHNKLQEHCHAMSSLATAPIAGSEAPLANY